In Pseudorasbora parva isolate DD20220531a chromosome 1, ASM2467924v1, whole genome shotgun sequence, the DNA window AGAGGGAGCAGGGGTGTATGGCAGAAggaaattttttaaaaataaaaagtacccATTTGTGGCCATCAAGCACAAGTTGAGAGAGGCAcagagcagcagcagcagtctcAGAAGGGTTATAGTGGACCATGTCGTAGTCAAGTAGTGTCAATTCAAGGAAATATTTTGCTAGTGTATGCTTCTCAGCATCAGCCTAGAaagtggtttaaaaaaaaaaaaaaaaaaaaaaaaaaaaaagacttaacATTTGAAGCTTTCTAAAAATAAAAGACACCAGCTAAACAAGTGATCATAAAACCTGTACTTACATTGCCAGCCTTTGAGGCCCGTCGCAAAAAGTGCAGGGGCAGAGGACGTCCAAGCTCAAAGTTCAGCTCGCTGAGAATCAGCATCTCCATCTCTCTGATCTGGGCTTTCGTGAAGGCATCATCAGCAATGTAGGCAAAGTCCCCAACCAACGGCACATACATTTCCTCATATTTACAAGCAATCAGCATTGCAGTAACCCCCACTAGCTGGAGCTTCTTACGGGTCACAGGCTGAACCTGAAAAAGAAAAGGAGTTAACATGGGGTGGGTCCATTCTTTCAGTTCTGTAGCTTTCAGAATATATAACTAAAATGGTTAAAATCCACGTTGTAATCACCCAGAAAGTATCCAGTAATATAGCATAGGAACCCAGGTAATGCGAGAAAGGAGAGATGGATACATTATATAAAGTAACCCTCACCTGAAGAAAACGATCAAGAATGGCTACAGTCATATACAAGGTTTCCTGCAGAAGCTGAAACCTCGAGTGCACCTGGATCAGCCAGTCAACCAGGAGAGCACGCATTCGTCCATTGATATCATAACCACGCATATAACGGGGACGAACCGACTGCTGACCCTGCAACAAGAGCACAGAAGCTGTAGAAGGCACAGAAGGTGAACCACAACATTTGCAAATAGACAGCCTGCAAGTAACGTTACCTCAAGGCTTTGCAGATACACATAGATGTCCTTTACATATTCAGGACACAGCTGCGGCATGTCAGCATCCCCCTCATCGATGTCTTCGACTGGGAAGAGCGTGTTGGAAAAGGCTTGACACAGTTCCTCTTCCTTCATGCTCACGTCAGCTTGAGCAGGGGGTAATGCTGGGGCAGGCTGAGGAACGTCATGCTGTACCTGGGCACGTTTAGGTTGCACAACAGCTGGCTGAACAGTCGGTTTAACAGACTGAACCTTctgaaaagaaaacaaagagGAATGCGTGTCGTTGCTCAAATGTACGTGTTGGACGGTGGTATATAAAAGACGCTCACCTTGGTCTGAACTGGCTTGTTGGGAAAGTTGGAAAGTTCGCCAAAGACGGCCCTCCTCGCTGCACCGTTTACAGGACCGCCTTTGCCACCGATAAAAATAGGGTTGTTCGCATTGCGCTGTATGAGAAAAAGTAATAAGAACTAAAATAAAGCGATTCAATGCATCTTAGCAAGCTAAGCTAACCGCTGCTTTAATGCTAGCAAGCCTTCTATCAGATAAACACAAACGCATATTTCTGAATCAAATACTCACCAAAGCGTGCATTTCCATGACGAATACGCTTTTCGAGAGGTCTTGCTTAAATAAAacgtaaaaaatattaaaacccGGCCGTTTAGATTCGCTTAGTGTAAGCTACCTTATCCAACAACTCAACTCAAAACAAACCGTACAGTACAAAGGCCTTCTGGTGATTCAAATACCGCTCCGTGCTGTCTGATTGGCCACTGCCTCATGGAATACTCGACATCGATTGGTCGAAAAGGGAAGGGACGCTTCTCAATCATCCTTCATATCAGCTTTCACATGTAAGCGCTGTAAAACACGACGACATTGAAATTAGCTAATTTAAACTCATCGTTTGACTGATTCCTTAGTATTAGGTAGTTGAGTGGTTATGTAGTTATTTTGGTGTTGATAATAGTGTTGATAATGGTGTCTGCTGGTCAAAGacctttcattttttaaagaatggcCATTTTTATGAAACATTATGAATATGAAACCATTGCTTGCCACCCAATAAA includes these proteins:
- the ccnb2 gene encoding G2/mitotic-specific cyclin-B2 isoform X1, whose product is MEMHALRNANNPIFIGGKGGPVNGAARRAVFGELSNFPNKPVQTKKVQSVKPTVQPAVVQPKRAQVQHDVPQPAPALPPAQADVSMKEEELCQAFSNTLFPVEDIDEGDADMPQLCPEYVKDIYVYLQSLEGQQSVRPRYMRGYDINGRMRALLVDWLIQVHSRFQLLQETLYMTVAILDRFLQVQPVTRKKLQLVGVTAMLIACKYEEMYVPLVGDFAYIADDAFTKAQIREMEMLILSELNFELGRPLPLHFLRRASKAGNADAEKHTLAKYFLELTLLDYDMVHYNPSETAAAALCLSQLVLDGHKWSPTQQHYSTYDEAHLKPIMQHIAKNVVSVNDGLSKHVTVKKKYSSSRLMKISLLPQLKSSLVKDLAAPLLSSS
- the ccnb2 gene encoding G2/mitotic-specific cyclin-B2 isoform X2 codes for the protein MEMHALRNANNPIFIGGKGGPVNGAARRAVFGELSNFPNKPVQTKVQSVKPTVQPAVVQPKRAQVQHDVPQPAPALPPAQADVSMKEEELCQAFSNTLFPVEDIDEGDADMPQLCPEYVKDIYVYLQSLEGQQSVRPRYMRGYDINGRMRALLVDWLIQVHSRFQLLQETLYMTVAILDRFLQVQPVTRKKLQLVGVTAMLIACKYEEMYVPLVGDFAYIADDAFTKAQIREMEMLILSELNFELGRPLPLHFLRRASKAGNADAEKHTLAKYFLELTLLDYDMVHYNPSETAAAALCLSQLVLDGHKWSPTQQHYSTYDEAHLKPIMQHIAKNVVSVNDGLSKHVTVKKKYSSSRLMKISLLPQLKSSLVKDLAAPLLSSS